One Passer domesticus isolate bPasDom1 unplaced genomic scaffold, bPasDom1.hap1 HAP1_SCAFFOLD_37, whole genome shotgun sequence genomic window carries:
- the LOC135292534 gene encoding zinc finger protein 239-like, with translation RASLGREGGRSWSQRSELVVHEEVPDGEKPHKCEECGKSFRHSSNLIRHQRTHTGEWPYECDQCRKRFQTSSDLLMHQRTHTEERPFRCPDCGQGFRRNSHLVTHRRIHTGERPHECEECGKSFTHRANLIYHQKIHSGERPYECSKCGKGFRTHSHLLLHYWSHTEERPLCCPDCGKGFRQNCHLVRHRRIHSGERPYECPQCGKSFSSSSNLTQHQRRHR, from the coding sequence agagccagcctgggccgggaaggcggccggagCTGGAGCCAGAGgtcggagctggtggtccatgaggaggttcctgatggagagaagccccacaagtgcgaggagtgtgggaagagcttcaggcacagctccaacctgatcaggcaccagaggacccacactggggagtggccctacgagtgtgatcagtgcaggaagaggtttcagaccagctctgatctcctcatgcaccagcgcacgcacacagaggagaggcccttccgctgccccgactgcgggcagggcttcaggcggAACTCCCATCTTGTCacgcaccggcgcatccacactggggagaggccccacgagtgtgaggaatgtgggaagagcttcacacATCGCGCCAACCTCATCTACCATCAAAAGAtccactctggggagaggccctacgagtgttccaagtgtgggaaggggtttcggacccactcccatctcctcctgcactattggagtcacacagaggagaggcccctctgctgccccgactgtgggaagggattcaggcagaACTGCCACCTTGtcaggcaccggcgcatccacagcggggagaggccctacgaatgtccccagtgtgggaagagcttctccagcagctctaacttgacccaacaccaacggaggcaccggtga